The Nocardia sp. NBC_01503 sequence TGGCCTGGGCGGTTTCGGTCATGCGCGGGCCGACCGGCATCGGCGTGTTCATCACCAGCAACGAGGGCCGGGGCTGGCTGCCCGCCGGGCTCTACCTGCCACGTGAGGTATCCACCCCGTGGCTGTGGGACGAGATGCTCGGGACGGAACAGAGCTGGCCGTGGGAGGGTGTGGCCGATCCGGCACGCGTACTCGCCGAATTCGGCCGGGCCTGGGGCGGTACGACGGAGTCGACCCTGACCGCCCTGGTGTCCTCCGGGTCGATCGATTCGAGCCTGCGCGCACAACTGCCCGATACCGCCGTGGAAGATATGGTCCCGCCCGCTTACGACATCGATCTGCGCACACCCGCACCCGGCACCGCCGATCGGCTGGCCCTTGCCGCATCCATACCCGCATTGGAAAGTGTTGGCGCGGTGCCGGATTCGGCAATCCATCGCCGCCGCACCGAGCTGGCGGAGCAGGCGCACGCCGACCTCGGCCGCACCATCGCGGCCCCGGCCGAGGCGGCCGGTGGTCGCGCCCTGCGCGGTCGCGTGCTCGCCCTGCTGCGCGAGAACCAGCAGGTGCCCGCACAGCTGTGGCAGGAACTGCGGGACGCCGACGATCTGCTCGCCGCCACCATGCTCTCCCGCCGGGTCGACGCGGGCCGGGTCACCCTGGGCCAGTTGCGCATCGAAGACCAGGCGGAAGCATTGCGCGCCATGGTATTCGAGCGCCGATGCACCGAACTGGTGCTGCTGCTCGCGGACCAACCCACCCGTCAGGGCCTGCGGGACGCGGTGTACGCGCACGAGCAGATCCTGGGTCACCCCCTGTTCGCGGCCGTTCCGGTCGCCGCGGCGGCCACCGCCGCCGAGCAGGTCTCCACGGTCGACACCATCGGACCGCGGGTCGCGCCACCGGCGGTGACGGCGGGTCCGCCCGCTGCGGTGACGGTGTCACCGCTCGATGATCGGGTGAATGGATAACGGCCAGTGGGCTTCTCGGGCGTCCCGGTGGCACACCGGGACGCCCGCTCACCTACCGGACGTGGACCTGACCTGTGCTCGACCTCGCGTGCGATATCAGGCGTCGTCCCAGCTGGGCGTGCCGTACACGTTCAGTTTGTCTATGCCCGCGCCGGATGAACAGCCCAGGCCCACAACCGAATAGCGCCATGTGGCGCCGGTGGACTCGGCGGCCCCGGCCAGGGCGTCGACCGCCGCGGTGCTGCCGTGATGCCGGGCCGCGAGCTCACGCACGAGCGGGGTCAGGTCGCGCCCGCGGTGGCGGCCCAGGTGCAGCGCGAAGGTGGTGGCACCGTCACGATGCCCACGGCAGATCGCGATCGGGAAGTGGTGCAGGTCGGCCGGGTCGGCTCCGCAGCGGACCAGCTCGGACAGCACCTCCCACGCCGGATCGCCGAAGTGGCGGACCAGTTTCATCGGCGTGGCGATATCGCCGTATCTGGCTTTCAGATAGACCTTGTGACCGAGGGCGCCATGCGCGTCGACTTCGATTGCGGCGAAGCAGGGTTCGATGAACTCATGGTGTGCGGTGACCGGAGCCAGTCCGGTGAATTCGGGCCATGCCGCGCACAGCCGAGGCAATGCGTCCGGCGCGGCGCGGAGGGAGCCGTACAGCTTGAGGCCCGGGGGGCGATCCGCCGCCGCGCGATGTACCACCCCGAGCCAGGTCGCGAAGCGCTGACATGCGGGAAGGTCGGCCGGATCGGGATATAGCGCGGCGACGAAGGCTCGCAGCGTCTCCGCCGCTGGTGCGGCGTTGTTCGGCATCAGCTCGGCGACTTCATCGATAGCGGCGAGCTGAGCGGTGAGACGAGATCCGAAGTCGGCGTGTATTGTTCCGGCCTCCGTCACATAGCGGAGAGCGGGCGTGCTCCGGCCTCCGCCACCGGTCACGCTGGCTTCGAACGGAACACCGGTGCTGGTGAGTCTGCTCGCAGGGTATCCGTCGGCAGCCAACGGATTCAACTGCCCGCCGCACGCTCGGTGCAGCGTGGCGCGGATCGTCTCCGGATCAGTGTCCAGCGCCAGGCGCTCGGCCGAGGCGATCAGGAAATCGCCTGCGGCCGTGGCCAATTCCACCGCTATGTCTCCCCGCTCGGACCCTTGGGCGGGTTCGCCGCCGGGACCACCCCGGGTGCCCCGGGCGCGGTGACCTTGGGCGGATCGGCGGGTTTCGCATCGGGCGGCCCCTGCCCGTCGGTAATCATGTCCGCGCCGCTGGGATGGAAGAATCCCTGAAACTTTCCGAACGCGACTCCGAGTGAATCCGGAAGGTTGTTCTGGTCGAATCTCACCAGGTGGCCGTCCTGCTTCGGACCGAGTTCGCCGTTGATGACGATCTGCGGTCCGTCCTGGGTCATCACCACCAAGGCGGTTCGGTCGGCCCACTGCACGATATCGCCGGTATGTAGTTGGGATTCGGTGACCTGCGTCCACTGCATACCGGCAGGACTGTTTTCGTACGCGCCGCGTCCGTCGCAGAGGTTCGGATTGTTGAACGCCTTGTTGAGCGCGTCCTGCACCGCAGGCGTCACTTCCTGGGTACCGCTCAGGCCGGGAATCGTGACGTTCACCAGGCCCTTTCCATTGGCGGGCGGGGGAGTGGTCTGGTCGGCGGTCACCGTCGGCTGCCCGGGCGTTCCGGGCGCCCCGGGTGCGGTCGGCCCGCCCGGCGTGGTGGAGGCGGGAGTGACGGCATTCGGATCCTGTCGCCGTTGTGGTTCGCCCCTGTCGTGCTGGATTCCCGGGTTGTCCTGATTCCGGTTCTGCGCCGCCTGTGACATCGCCGAGATCGCCATCAGCATGCTCGGGTCGAAACTCGAACCGCCGCCGGTGTTCCCACCCGCGTTCCCGCCGGTACTTCCACCCATGCTCCCCCCGGAATTCATCCCGGGGTTGTACACGGCCGGGGTGACGTTCGCGCCCTGCTCGATGCGTTCTCTCGCCGCGTTGATCTCATCGATAACCTGGTCGTCGCCGGTGCCGGTCGGGGTCGTGGTGGTATCGGTCGGGGTGGTCCCGGGAGACGAGGCATCCGGTTTCGTGGCCGGATTGCCTTGCCCGCCCGGACTATTCGCGAGCGCGTCCTTGAACAGCGCGCTGTAGTCGGTGTTCTGCGCCGAGGGTGTTCCGGTTCCCGCTCCGGCTCCGGTCCCCGCTCCCGTCCCCGTTCCGGCTCCGGTCCCCGCTCCGGTCCCTGCTCCCGCTCCGGTTCCCGCTCCCGCGCCTTCTCCGGTCTTTTCTCCACCACCGGCTCCCGGTCCGTCGGGTTTCTTCGGCGTCGGAGTGACCTTCGCTGCTTCCTTCAGAAACTTGTCGGCTACCTTCTCATAGGCCTCGGTCCATTTTCTGACCTTTTCCTTGAGTGGTTCGACATATACCCGCTGTTCCACGCTCGGGGTGAGATAGAACAAACCGTCTGTGGACTTCTCGAAAACCGTTTCGACTATCGGATCATGATCATGTTGGTAATAGTGCGTCTGCGTCAGCTTATCGCCATCGCGCTGCCAGCCGTCCACCTTGTTCTTGAGGACGTCTTGCACCTCGGCGATCATTTTGACCAAATTTTTGAAGAGGTCATTTCCTGTCACCTCGGTGTCGAATGTGGCGTCCGTGGCGATCTGGTGTTCGCCGTTGTATGCTGCCTCCCGCTTCTTCAATCCATCCTCCAGGGCTCCGTGCGCGGCCCTGATGTCCGACCAGCCACTCAAAGTCGTCGGTCGTTCTTCCGTCACCAGCGCCGGAGCGAAGGTCGGGTGCTCCTCTTTCGGGCGGCGCAGGCCGAGCGAATCGAGATCCCATTGCATGGTGAACTTTGTATCCAGCACCAGGGCCTTCAATGGCGCGCTGGCACCGTCCGGCGCCTTCAGTTCGACCAATACCGCATGCTTTTGCGTTTGGTCGTTGACAGAGTTGTCCGCATCGGTGCTGAATACAGGTTTGTCTACAATGGTTTGGTAGTAGGTGTCGACGTTATTGTGATACAAAGATGACACGAGATCTTTGTACTTCCCATTGTCGACATGCTTTTCGTGCGCCGTCTTCGCGAGCTCGGACTTGAGGTCGAGAGCTCCTCCGCCGGCCTGTTCGTCAAGCTTGTCCCACGCGTCCTTGAATTCTTCCGCATTCAATGTGAGGAGACGGTCCAAAGATGCTTTTGCCTGATCATCCTGGAACCCGTCATCGTCACAGAAGCTGTATTCATAGTCTTTTCGGACATCTGCGACAACCTTGTCGACCTTGCCGGCGTCGATTTCAGGAGCCATCAGATGCTCATTTCGATACGGGATGAGCCGTTGCCGGCAGAGTTT is a genomic window containing:
- a CDS encoding type VII secretion target, producing the protein MAEKVHIDPAVLRQLAVQHQRVGDETVEWAKPPEDWLKAFPHTYGTIASPVLDALTKYYNARQQAGNALAEQHYRTAAELNASADEYERADRDSAAAIHRSGDGPSGGAGTPAGVPPLVHPSAQTPGGPGNPGAVPPVSGGSDPNTAGGQGASPITAPGPGAGAPATVGAPGGAPAAPGVSGAPLAPAASATDPSAPHTTAGRDGLSGTAADAVRPAAVTAPTGAGAAPILTGAGSGDSAQHAAPTSGTGVPGDAVPAMLPTPFAAAVAAAKDRETGPGHVVNEAVNEDLVIARTLLAAVLAAVDEPIIGLAWAVSVMRGPTGIGVFITSNEGRGWLPAGLYLPREVSTPWLWDEMLGTEQSWPWEGVADPARVLAEFGRAWGGTTESTLTALVSSGSIDSSLRAQLPDTAVEDMVPPAYDIDLRTPAPGTADRLALAASIPALESVGAVPDSAIHRRRTELAEQAHADLGRTIAAPAEAAGGRALRGRVLALLRENQQVPAQLWQELRDADDLLAATMLSRRVDAGRVTLGQLRIEDQAEALRAMVFERRCTELVLLLADQPTRQGLRDAVYAHEQILGHPLFAAVPVAAAATAAEQVSTVDTIGPRVAPPAVTAGPPAAVTVSPLDDRVNG